One segment of Streptomyces showdoensis DNA contains the following:
- a CDS encoding MFS transporter has protein sequence MTDLDARTSGAATGSVNRSRPRAVLPALCATQITGWGVVYYAFPVLNPQITAATGWSTSATTAAFSLALVVSGIAGIRVGRVLDRRGPRTVMTAGSATGVVSLVVVALAPSLPVFLVGWILAGFAMAATFYPPAFAALTRWWAPDHVRALTIVTLAGGLASTVFAPLTAALAQHLTWRATYLVLAAILAAVTIPAHAFALKAPWPAAPTAPAHTDGTPKAVARSRPFLLLALAFTLSAFAMYAVVFSLVPLLLERGYTTGQAAWALGLGGAGQTLGRTLYAALARHTATTPRTAALIALGALTTAALALAPGPYALLVLMSVAAGVVRGNLTLLQATAITDRWGTTHYGRLSGILGAPAMTVSALAPFATALLAPPLGGTPQLFGALAAFGAVAALVALGTSVRPNPLRP, from the coding sequence GTGACCGACCTCGACGCCCGTACGAGCGGGGCCGCGACCGGATCCGTGAACCGGTCGCGGCCCCGCGCCGTGCTGCCCGCGCTGTGCGCCACCCAGATCACCGGCTGGGGCGTCGTCTATTACGCCTTCCCCGTCCTCAACCCGCAGATCACAGCGGCCACCGGCTGGTCCACCTCGGCCACCACGGCGGCCTTCTCCCTCGCGCTCGTCGTCTCCGGCATCGCCGGGATCCGTGTCGGCCGCGTCCTGGACCGCCGCGGCCCCCGCACGGTCATGACCGCCGGCTCGGCCACGGGCGTCGTCAGCCTGGTCGTCGTGGCCCTGGCCCCCAGCCTGCCGGTGTTCCTCGTCGGCTGGATCCTGGCCGGGTTCGCCATGGCGGCGACCTTCTACCCGCCCGCGTTCGCCGCCCTCACCCGCTGGTGGGCCCCCGACCACGTCCGCGCGCTCACCATCGTCACCCTCGCCGGCGGCCTGGCCTCCACCGTCTTCGCGCCCCTGACCGCCGCCCTCGCCCAGCACCTGACCTGGCGGGCGACCTACCTCGTGCTCGCCGCGATCCTCGCCGCCGTCACGATCCCCGCCCACGCCTTCGCCCTCAAGGCACCCTGGCCGGCGGCTCCGACCGCACCCGCCCACACCGACGGGACGCCGAAGGCCGTCGCCCGAAGCCGCCCCTTCCTGCTGCTCGCCCTCGCGTTCACCCTCTCGGCGTTCGCGATGTACGCGGTCGTCTTCTCCCTCGTACCCCTCCTGCTCGAACGCGGCTACACCACCGGCCAGGCGGCCTGGGCCCTCGGCCTCGGCGGCGCCGGCCAGACCCTCGGCCGCACCCTCTACGCCGCCCTCGCCCGCCACACCGCCACCACCCCCCGCACCGCCGCCCTCATCGCCCTCGGGGCCCTGACCACCGCCGCCCTGGCCCTCGCCCCAGGGCCGTACGCGCTGCTGGTCCTCATGTCGGTCGCGGCCGGGGTGGTCCGCGGCAACCTGACCCTCCTCCAGGCCACCGCCATCACCGACCGCTGGGGAACCACCCACTACGGCAGGCTCTCCGGCATCCTCGGCGCACCCGCCATGACGGTGTCCGCCCTCGCGCCGTTCGCCACGGCCCTGCTCGCGCCTCCCCTCGGCGGCACACCCCAACTCTTCGGCGCGCTGGCCGCGTTCGGGGCCGTCGCGGCGCTCGTCGCCCTGGGGACCTCGGTCCGGCCGAATCCATTGCGGCCGTGA
- a CDS encoding NAD(P)-binding domain-containing protein has protein sequence MNANATEQLPVIVIGAGPAGLAAAAHLVDRGIDPLVLEAGATAGAAVREWAHVRLFSTWSEVTDPAAEKLLAPTGWVKPDATTYPTGGDWAGRYLQPLADALGERVRTGARVTGVSRVGRDRVVDAERETQPFTVHVRYADGREERILARAVIDASGTWAAPSPAGADGLAALGEKAAADRVSYRVPDLNDPSARARYAGKRTAVIGSGASAFTALALLAELAKSKDGAGTHATWILRRGISGSTFGGGTADQLPARGALGLAAKAAVDEGHADAVTGFRTGAIERDGERLVLVAEDGRRLDPVDEVIVLTGFRPDLTFLGELRLGLDERLQAPVELAPLIDPNQHSCGTVYPHGVKELSHPEQGFHLVGMKSYGRAPTFLALTGYEQVRSVVAALAGDHEAAERVELVLPETGVCGGAGLFDQPVTDEASAGGTSDGGGCCGPAPELIQLGTTAPASSCGS, from the coding sequence GTGAACGCCAACGCCACCGAGCAGCTGCCCGTCATCGTGATCGGTGCCGGGCCGGCCGGTCTGGCCGCCGCCGCCCACCTCGTCGACCGCGGCATCGACCCGCTCGTCCTCGAAGCCGGAGCGACCGCCGGCGCCGCCGTCCGCGAGTGGGCCCACGTGCGGCTCTTCTCGACGTGGAGCGAGGTCACCGACCCGGCGGCCGAGAAGCTCCTGGCGCCGACCGGCTGGGTGAAGCCCGACGCGACGACCTACCCGACGGGCGGCGACTGGGCCGGGCGGTACCTGCAGCCGCTCGCCGACGCCCTCGGCGAGCGCGTCCGCACCGGGGCCCGGGTCACCGGCGTCTCCCGCGTCGGGCGCGACCGCGTCGTCGACGCCGAGCGTGAGACGCAGCCGTTCACGGTGCACGTCCGGTACGCGGACGGGCGTGAGGAGCGGATCCTCGCCCGCGCCGTCATCGACGCGTCCGGCACCTGGGCCGCACCCAGCCCGGCCGGCGCCGACGGCCTTGCCGCACTCGGCGAGAAGGCGGCGGCCGACCGCGTCTCCTACCGCGTCCCCGACCTGAACGACCCCTCCGCCCGCGCCCGTTACGCCGGGAAGCGCACCGCCGTCATCGGCTCCGGCGCCTCCGCCTTCACCGCCCTGGCCCTCCTCGCGGAGCTCGCGAAGTCGAAGGACGGCGCCGGTACGCACGCCACCTGGATCCTGCGCCGGGGCATCTCCGGCTCCACCTTCGGCGGCGGCACCGCCGACCAGCTCCCCGCCCGCGGCGCCCTCGGACTCGCCGCCAAGGCCGCCGTCGACGAAGGCCACGCCGACGCCGTCACCGGCTTCCGCACCGGCGCCATCGAGCGCGACGGCGAGCGGCTCGTGCTGGTGGCGGAGGACGGGCGCCGCCTCGACCCGGTCGACGAGGTCATCGTCCTGACCGGCTTCCGCCCCGACCTGACCTTCCTCGGCGAGCTCCGCCTCGGCCTCGACGAGCGCCTCCAGGCTCCCGTCGAGCTGGCTCCGCTGATCGACCCCAACCAGCACTCCTGCGGCACCGTCTACCCGCACGGCGTGAAGGAGCTCTCCCACCCCGAGCAGGGCTTCCACCTCGTCGGCATGAAGTCCTACGGGCGGGCGCCGACGTTCCTCGCCCTGACCGGCTACGAGCAGGTCCGCTCCGTGGTCGCCGCCCTCGCCGGCGACCACGAGGCCGCCGAGCGCGTCGAACTCGTCCTCCCCGAGACCGGCGTCTGCGGCGGGGCGGGCCTCTTCGACCAGCCGGTCACCGACGAGGCGTCCGCCGGAGGGACGTCCGACGGCGGCGGCTGCTGCGGTCCCGCCCCGGAGCTGATCCAGCTCGGCACCACCGCCCCGGCGTCCTCCTGCGGCTCGTGA
- the arsB gene encoding ACR3 family arsenite efflux transporter — MTPTAPATAAEEQSVVAKLSTLDRFLAVWILLAMALGLGLGRLVPGLNDALAKVEIGGISLPIAVGLLIMMYPVLAKVRYDRLDAVTGDRKLMVSSLVINWVLGPAVMFALAWTFLPDLPEYRTGLIIVGLARCIAMVIIWNDLACGDREAAAVLVALNSVFQVVAFGLLGWFYLDFLPGRLGLGEGETLDISMWKIALNVLVFLGVPLLAGFLTRRVGERKLGRETYERAFLPKIGPWALYGLLFTIVILFALQGRTITSQPLDVARIALPLLVYFAVMWFGTFALGKAVGLNYDRTATLAFTAAGNNFELAIAVAIATFGVTSGQALSGVVGPLIEVPVLVALVYVSLAWRKRFTTPRLAASRS, encoded by the coding sequence GTGACACCCACCGCTCCCGCGACCGCCGCCGAAGAACAGTCGGTGGTCGCGAAGCTGTCGACGCTCGACCGATTCCTCGCCGTGTGGATCCTGCTCGCCATGGCCCTCGGCCTCGGCCTCGGACGCCTGGTCCCCGGCCTGAACGACGCCTTGGCGAAGGTCGAGATCGGCGGGATCTCGCTGCCGATCGCCGTCGGCCTGCTCATCATGATGTACCCGGTCCTGGCGAAGGTCCGCTACGACCGCCTCGACGCCGTGACGGGCGACCGGAAGCTCATGGTGTCGTCCCTGGTCATCAACTGGGTGCTCGGTCCCGCGGTGATGTTCGCGCTGGCGTGGACCTTCCTGCCGGACCTGCCCGAGTACCGCACCGGCCTGATCATCGTGGGCCTGGCCCGCTGCATCGCCATGGTGATCATCTGGAACGACCTCGCCTGCGGCGACCGCGAGGCCGCCGCCGTCCTGGTCGCGCTGAACTCGGTCTTCCAGGTCGTCGCCTTCGGGCTGCTGGGCTGGTTCTACCTCGACTTCCTCCCGGGCCGGCTGGGCCTGGGCGAGGGCGAGACGCTCGACATCTCGATGTGGAAGATCGCGCTCAACGTCCTCGTGTTCCTGGGCGTGCCGCTGCTCGCGGGCTTCCTGACGCGCCGCGTCGGCGAGAGGAAGCTGGGCCGCGAGACGTACGAGCGGGCGTTCCTGCCGAAGATCGGCCCGTGGGCGCTGTACGGCCTGCTCTTCACGATCGTCATCCTCTTCGCCCTGCAGGGGAGGACGATCACCTCGCAGCCCCTGGACGTCGCGCGGATCGCGCTGCCGCTGCTGGTGTACTTCGCGGTGATGTGGTTCGGCACCTTCGCGCTCGGCAAGGCCGTCGGCCTGAACTACGACCGGACGGCCACCCTCGCCTTCACCGCCGCCGGCAACAACTTCGAGCTGGCCATCGCCGTCGCGATCGCCACGTTCGGCGTCACCTCCGGCCAGGCCCTCTCCGGCGTCGTCGGCCCCCTCATCGAGGTGCCGGTGCTGGTGGCCCTGGTGTACGTGTCGCTGGCCTGGCGCAAGAGGTTCACCACGCCGAGGCTCGCCGCCTCGCGGAGCTAG
- a CDS encoding ArsR/SmtB family transcription factor: MSNTPWLPPVGIEALSAPLAERPLSAVEAERTARMFHALGNPIRLRLLSAIASDESGESCVCAVSDVGVSPPTVSHHLKKLKEVGLLSSERRGTWVYYRLEPAVLAAMGWLLVRAAST, from the coding sequence ATGTCAAACACTCCTTGGCTGCCGCCCGTCGGGATCGAGGCTTTGAGTGCGCCCTTGGCCGAGCGGCCCCTGTCGGCGGTGGAGGCCGAGCGGACGGCGAGGATGTTTCACGCCCTCGGCAACCCGATCCGCCTGCGGCTGCTGTCGGCGATCGCGTCGGACGAGAGCGGGGAGTCGTGCGTGTGCGCGGTCTCGGACGTGGGGGTGTCCCCGCCGACCGTGTCCCATCACCTGAAGAAGCTCAAGGAGGTGGGTCTGCTGTCGTCCGAGCGGCGTGGCACCTGGGTCTATTACCGCCTCGAACCCGCGGTGCTCGCCGCGATGGGCTGGCTGCTGGTCCGGGCCGCGTCGACGTGA
- a CDS encoding arsenate reductase ArsC, which translates to MPASPLASVLFVCVHNAGRSQMAAGFLRHLAGDRVEVRSAGSLPADRINPSAVEAMAELGIDLTGQEPKVLTSEAVQASDYVITMGCGDACPIFPGKKYLNWELEDPAGKGVASVRPIRDRIRSHIEALIADIEARREA; encoded by the coding sequence ATGCCCGCCTCCCCGCTCGCCTCCGTCCTGTTCGTCTGCGTCCACAACGCGGGCCGCTCCCAGATGGCCGCCGGTTTCCTCCGCCACCTCGCCGGCGACCGCGTGGAGGTCCGCTCGGCCGGTTCGCTGCCCGCCGACCGGATCAACCCGTCGGCCGTCGAGGCCATGGCCGAGCTCGGCATCGACCTCACGGGCCAGGAGCCCAAGGTGCTGACCAGCGAGGCCGTCCAGGCCTCCGACTACGTCATCACCATGGGCTGCGGGGATGCCTGCCCGATCTTCCCGGGCAAGAAGTACCTGAACTGGGAACTGGAGGACCCGGCCGGAAAGGGCGTGGCGTCCGTCCGCCCGATCCGCGACCGGATCCGGTCCCACATCGAGGCGCTCATCGCCGACATCGAGGCACGCCGGGAGGCCTGA
- a CDS encoding ArsO family NAD(P)H-dependent flavin-containing monooxygenase, translating to MNGTLDVVVIGGGQAGLAAGYHLRRAELDFVVLDAGAAPGGAWRHAWDSLHLFSPAAYSSLPGRIMPPQQGEPFPEARHVVEYLTDYEQRYELPVVRPVRVRGVHDAGELLRVEADSGTWHARAVISATGTWSRPFVPAVPGRDTFRGRRLHTVEYRGPQDFAGQRVIVVGGGNSGAQIAADLAYDTDLTWATLRDPRYLPDDIDGRALFDAATARRRALDAGRPDTGGIAALGDIVAVPPVREARDSGLLKATPMFERLTPTGVAWPDGMTADADAVIWCTGFRPALTHLTPLGLRTAEGRIPTQGTRSLADPRVHLLGYGDWTGPASATLVGVGRTAREAVRAIAELL from the coding sequence ATGAACGGCACGTTGGACGTGGTGGTGATCGGTGGAGGCCAGGCCGGACTCGCGGCGGGTTACCACCTGCGCCGGGCCGAGCTGGACTTCGTCGTCCTCGACGCGGGGGCGGCCCCGGGCGGGGCCTGGCGGCACGCCTGGGACTCCCTCCACCTGTTCTCGCCGGCGGCCTACTCCTCCCTCCCCGGCCGGATCATGCCGCCCCAGCAGGGAGAGCCGTTCCCCGAGGCGCGGCACGTGGTGGAGTACCTCACCGACTACGAGCAGCGCTACGAACTCCCCGTCGTCCGCCCGGTCCGGGTCCGCGGCGTGCACGACGCGGGCGAACTCCTCCGGGTGGAAGCCGATTCCGGCACCTGGCACGCCCGCGCGGTGATCAGCGCGACCGGCACCTGGTCGCGCCCCTTCGTGCCCGCCGTCCCGGGCCGCGACACCTTCCGGGGACGCCGGCTCCACACCGTCGAGTACCGAGGCCCCCAGGACTTCGCGGGCCAACGGGTCATCGTCGTCGGCGGCGGCAACTCCGGTGCCCAGATCGCCGCCGACCTCGCGTACGACACCGACCTGACCTGGGCCACCCTCCGCGACCCCCGCTACCTCCCGGACGACATCGACGGCCGCGCCCTGTTCGACGCGGCCACCGCCCGGCGCCGCGCGCTCGACGCGGGCCGCCCCGACACCGGAGGCATCGCGGCACTCGGCGACATCGTGGCCGTCCCGCCCGTACGGGAAGCCCGGGACTCCGGCCTCCTCAAGGCCACGCCGATGTTCGAGCGGCTCACCCCGACCGGCGTAGCGTGGCCGGACGGCATGACCGCGGACGCCGACGCCGTCATCTGGTGCACGGGCTTCCGCCCCGCCCTCACCCACCTCACCCCCTTGGGCCTCCGCACCGCCGAGGGCCGCATCCCCACCCAGGGCACCCGGTCACTCGCCGACCCCCGCGTCCATCTCCTCGGCTACGGTGACTGGACCGGCCCGGCCTCCGCCACTCTGGTGGGCGTGGGGCGTACGGCGAGGGAAGCGGTCCGGGCCATCGCCGAGCTGCTGTGA
- a CDS encoding ArsR/SmtB family transcription factor, translated as MSNVKALPVLDPEVEPCCPPLAERPLTAEEAERTAVMFKALGDPVRLRLFSAVASHEGGEACVCDISDVGVSQPTVSHHLKKLKEAGLLSSERRGTWVYYRVEPAVLAAMGALLTQAAAA; from the coding sequence ATGTCGAATGTGAAGGCGCTTCCCGTCCTGGACCCCGAGGTCGAGCCGTGCTGCCCGCCGCTCGCCGAGCGTCCCCTGACGGCCGAGGAGGCCGAGCGGACCGCGGTCATGTTCAAAGCGCTCGGCGATCCGGTCCGGCTGCGGCTGTTCTCGGCCGTCGCCTCGCACGAGGGGGGTGAGGCGTGCGTCTGCGACATCTCCGACGTCGGCGTCTCCCAGCCCACGGTCTCCCACCACCTGAAGAAGCTGAAGGAGGCGGGGCTGCTGTCCTCCGAGCGGCGCGGCACCTGGGTGTACTACCGCGTCGAGCCCGCCGTCCTCGCGGCGATGGGGGCGTTGCTGACCCAGGCCGCGGCGGCGTGA
- a CDS encoding GNAT family N-acetyltransferase gives MNAPVRVVPLTAAHAREVVAIYQAGIDGGDATFETAAPAWERFDASRLPEHRFAALDEAGRVLGWVAVSKVSDRGAYAGVVEHSVYVHPEARGRGVASALLEALIASTEAAGVWTIQSGIFPENAASLAVHARAGFRVIGTRERIGRHHGVWRDVTLVERRSSRVD, from the coding sequence GTGAACGCGCCGGTGCGCGTGGTGCCGCTCACGGCGGCCCACGCGCGGGAGGTCGTCGCGATCTATCAGGCCGGCATCGACGGGGGCGACGCGACGTTCGAGACCGCCGCCCCCGCCTGGGAGCGCTTCGACGCGTCCAGGCTGCCCGAGCACCGCTTCGCCGCGCTCGACGAGGCCGGACGCGTGCTCGGCTGGGTCGCCGTGTCCAAGGTGTCCGACCGGGGTGCGTACGCGGGCGTGGTCGAGCACTCCGTCTACGTGCACCCCGAAGCGCGGGGGAGGGGAGTCGCCTCCGCCCTGCTGGAGGCGCTGATCGCCTCGACGGAGGCGGCGGGGGTCTGGACGATCCAGTCCGGCATCTTCCCCGAGAACGCCGCCAGTCTCGCCGTTCACGCGCGGGCCGGGTTCCGGGTCATCGGGACCCGCGAGCGGATCGGGCGCCACCACGGGGTGTGGAGGGACGTGACCCTCGTCGAGCGCCGCAGCTCCCGCGTCGACTGA